GCCTTCCACGCCGGCTCCTGAGCTGGTGAATTTGGGTTGGGGGAATCCAGCAAGTCCTGGACCCCTAGCACGATCTGCTTTAACGTAATCGCAGGCCTCCAGTCCTGGTCTTCATTCAAAATGCTCAGGCACACAGTCCCACTTGGGTAGATATTGGGATGGTAGAACCCGGCCGGGAACCGCACTTTGGGTGGTTTCGACGGATATTCGTCCGGATACTCTATGGTTATTGGATATACACCGCTGTGCCAAATCGTACCCTCCTTACCTGGTATGCCAGCTTCCCATTTCTGCAAATTCATCGTACCATCAGCATTTCTAGCTGGCTTAGCGAAAAACCCAAAGGGATGATCTTTCCtccacttctttctctcttcttgcAACCGCTGCAAACACAAACTGCTCATTCCGGAGGACTTCTTCGTCACTATCAGACgctttctgcttcagctttgTTGTTGGCGATGATTTGACCAGCTAGTTTTCTGAAATAGTACGCTCAGAAAGAACAGTTCACACTACAGCGTATAAAAGACACTCTTAAATGCCTTCTTGATCGTGCTCACTGGCTCGAGTCTGATGGGAAGCTCACTGCCAGCGAATTCTGCGGCGAATTCCATCCAAAGACCTTACTCTAGTCTGAAGCCTGGTCCAAGATGTCGCTTGTGGCAAATACATCCAAGCCAGTATATGGTCATCCTGTCGCTGCTGGAGGCTCTCTAAACAGCACCGAAAAGCTTATTTCTTGGTCCTATGTATGTATCTTGAGCTGAAGAGCTACGCAgacgctttgaagaaacatCAGTCTGAGAAACAACTTTGACGACATTACGGCTTGGAATCGCCATATAGTGCAAGAGCCTCGCGAGGTGTTGTCCTGTTGCTAGCCGATCAAGTTCTTTCATAAGCTTGCGAGAGAGTAGGTGAACAAGACACTTTCAGTTGGCTCTTCCTTAACGACACACTCTAGCAAGGCGGGAGAGACGAACCGAGTGCGATATGACGAGCATggatgctgaagaagaatacgatGAGCTAGACGATCTGCTTGACGAGGACCCCAGTAAACTGGAAGCCGATTCAACGCCAGAAGGGTCGTCAGCGGACGCTGGGAAGCAGGCAAATgcagttgaagaactggatGATCCCGAGGTGAAAGAGATGATGGACGATTTGCAGAAGGAGTTCTCGAATCTGATGAAGGACGGTGGTATGAAGGAGCAAGAGAAAGCCGAACAGGCTGCAaacttccagaagatccTCGGAATGCTGGGAGACGCTAGCAAGACGACTGCCAAGTCTGATGGCGGCTCTAAAGAGCCGCAAGGCTTCAAAAATGTTGTTTCCAAGACGCTGGAGAGGCTGAAAGAGAACGGCAGTAAAGTGGATTCCAACCTGgccaaggaagagaaacaaaagaacACGGACGACGTACTGTCGCAGCTCCTCGATCAACTTGTGGAGTCCGGCAACGTCGGCGGCGGCCAGGACGGCGAGGAGGGTGTAGACAACGCCATCCTGCAGATCCTCAACCAGATGTCTTCGAAGGAAGTTCTCTACCAGCCGATGAAGGAGATGCACGCAGAGTTCATCCAGTGGCTGCAGGACCACTCCGAAGACGAGGAGCATAGCGAGAAGATCGACACATACAAGAAGCAATACCATCTCGTCGGCCAAATCATTGCAGTGTTCGAGGGCGACTCTTACACGAACGAAGCCAACAGAGAGGAGATAACTGATCTCCTGGACCAGCTGGAGCAGCTCGGCGACTCCCCGGTCAGCAAGGGCTTCAACAACGCGAATGGAGGCAACGAACTGGATGACCTCGCCAAGATGTTGGAGATCGACGGAGACGACAAAAACCTCGGAAATCTCGACAAGGAATTACAGGACACTTGCAAACAGCAATAGCTGATAAAGCACACTTTCCCAAGCTCTTATAGGCAGCCAAGGCGAATCCCAAAGCCCTTCAGGGCTTCTTATAGTCGTTATTTAATGTTACCAGTTGTACTTTAGAGGGGTTACCCGGGCTTCCAGCCAGTGTTTTATTTTAAGCTATCTCGAGGATTGAAATCGACATACCTCAGATCTGACAGTTTCTTCACAGTTAGATCTCCAACTGCCAGTGTTTTACTGTCTTCACTCGTTAATTAGTTATGCGTACTACTGCTGTTGCCTCTGCTGTTGCATCTTTGGCTCTTTTCTCCAGAGCTGTTTTGGCTACACCTCCGGCTTGTTTGTTGGCCTGTGTTGCTGAGGTCAACAAGGACTCTAGTTGTGATTCTTTGAACCAGGTGGTTTGTAACGGCGAGAAAAATGGTGGTGCAGTGGAAAGCTGTTTGAACTCCAAGTGTCCTGGCAATGATGCCAGCACCGCCGTGGATGCTTTCAAGCAAGCTGTGTCTGCGCAAGGAGCTAGCGTCGGAGgttccagctcttcctccagCACCGCTTCGAGCTCCAGCACTTctgccagcagcagctcttcgagTTCGAGCGCTGTGAGTTCCACGAGCTCCGGCAGCTCAAGTGTTAGCTCGGCTGCTTCTAGCTCTTCTGCTACTTCTgcgatttcttcgtcagcttcttccagcaGTGCTGCTCCAAGCTCTAGTGCTGCTCCAAGCTCTAGTGCTGCTCCAAGCTCCACTGCTGCTCCAAGCTCTAGTGCTGCTCCAAGCTCCACTGCTGCTCCAAGCTCTACTGCCGCTCCAAGCTCCACTGTCTCCTCTATCTACAGCAGTTCCAAGACATCATCTGCCACTATCTTTGAAGGTGCTGCTGACATGTTGCAAGTCGGTGGCACTGCGTTTGTCGCTGCAGCTGCCGCTTTGTTGCTATAAGAAGTTCGATTTATCTTTTCCACCAAAACATATACCCCGGATGCAAAAATTAGTTCATATTTTCCCTGACCCATTATATATTTGCAATGATATATAAATTGAGTTGAAGGCAATTCACGTTTGTTTAGCCCGCtatttcagctgcttctgagTAGACAGGCGGTTCAATGTACTTGGGCAAAATGTCATTCCGAAGATTGTCCCTAGTTTGAACAAATATCTGCATTGGCCTTATGATAACTTCTGTTTGTCTACTCGTTCCATTGATATCCCAGTCAATCAAAAGCTGAAAGTTGAATACCCTTTTGATGGTACACGTTTTGAAACTATATAGTCGATTGCCCCGATGTCTGTAGTCTTCTTCATTAAACTTCAGTCGTTTCAGCATTGGATGATTTCTCAATTTGATTTCACACTCAAGTTGCCCCTCTTTCGAACCGTTCTTGTCAGCCGTTACCTTGGCGTTTTCAAAATCCAGCAGAGATGGAGATGTCTTCGATAAGTTATCAACGCTGGCCAACCTCAACGATGAAAAGTTCTCGTTTGCCACTCCTTGTGACAGATACGTAGCTATCTCCAATAAGTTTAGCTGAATTTTTGTTGGTACAATCGTCCACTTCCTCAGTTCGGCAATATCCCCTCTTGCCACAAGGTAAACTCTGTCAAACTTTCTGCTACCAGCGCAGAATAACTCGTCGTTCCTATAAGTTTCTCTCAGACCCCTGCTTCTCACTTCTACCCACACTGAGCTCCTGTGATCGGGCAATCCTATCCAAAATGACGATTTGTAGATTCTTGTTTGGTCATTGCCGCTCACTGAACCCGTCATGGTATCGTTGTCCCATCGCAGTGGACTCATATTGAAGTCTCCGGACATCTCTTCTCGCAGAACTTCCTGAGTACTGGGCTGCCGACGGTTTGTGGGCTCCTCTTTTTCATCTGCCTCTTCGTAAGCCAGATCCCGGGCATCAGGTATAAATTCAATAAGCTGTATCTCTCTCACCAGCTTATTGAAGGGCTTGTACCACGAGTTTGCTTTCCCAAGCTCCATTTGAACTTGCACCATGTACAGCACTTTGCCGTAGGAGTAGAAATATAGATCCAAGTTGTCTATCTTGGTCTGGTCTCTCCACAAATTGTTGTAACTGGGCGGCATTCGGGTCTCATCGGGTCTGCTGAAGCATACCAGGCCCTTGGTGTGATTCGCCAGGCATTTTGGTTGCCTCGGAATCTTAGCAAATGCAAACTCATACTCGTAGTGGCCGGGCTTCATTTTGAATGGTTTCGAGGATCCCTCAATAGCATCCCAGACATTATTCGGGGGAAACACCCTCTCTGTGTAGCTGAATAACGTATGGTAGGACCTATTATCCTGTACCGGCATCATCATTCCGTGCTGCCCGTAGCAGTTTATCGGATCCACTTTAGTCAACGTTTCTGTAAATCCTTTGAGTATTACATTGATTGTCTTGATAGACAGAGCTTTCTTTAGTTGAATCTTCACCGACCCACATATGCGATCGTTCGTGCTGTAAAAGTCATTATTCAGTGGGGGCTTCAAGTCTATCTTTACCTCAGGAGGAGCCATACCCAGCACTTAAGCAACGATATCTCAAACAACCAGTCCAAACAATGATCAAAGACGCTCGACCGGGCAAATATGTTCCTTCACTCTAATAAGGTTGAACGCTCAAGGGACATCTCGGATTTTTTACCTATTAAGCTTAGACCAGCTAACTAAGAAGCAAGCAAAAAAGCACCAGTGGAGCTCATCAATGGCATTTGGGATTACGCCGGGCACCAAGCGGCTCATATCGACCACTCCAGCAAGCCTCTTTGtgaacaagttcttcaaaaatgtGGTTGACGCCGCCCCAAAGGAACACATCGTCAGGGAACTGGTGAGACCAATTGGTATGCAGACTCCACCGACATCACAGACTGTGTACTCTAAGGGAAACTCTTTCAGAGAAATGTTTGATCGTGACAAGACCGAGAAGAGAAGTCAGGAGCTTGGCGTAGAGTTCAGCAAGTCTGGGATGTACGAGCTTCATGCGTTCCAAAAACATGGAGGCAAGATGTTTATATCGCCAAAATCGTACTGGAGGGCTGATAGAGCATTGTACTTCCCCCACCTGAAAGGTACCTCGTTGTCCGGGCTCACAAAAGACCTGGAGGAGACTCTGAAGGGGAAGACGAGTGTCGTCAGGCTTTTCACCAACAAGGTCGGCGACGACTTGTCGAAACAGTACTTTCAAAACAGGGAGCTGGACCTCGACTATCTTGGGAAAGACCTCGAGAAGCTCGCAACTTCCAATACCCAAATTGTGGAGGTCAGTTTCCTGGAGAACGCAGTCAAGTCGATCATAGCCAAATTATCTGCCTACAAATTGCGCTCCCTGATACCGCCATTGAGACACGCCAACTACTTCCAGTGTGACAGAGACCAGCTGCCATTTACTGTGAGAGAGTCCCTAGAGATCAATAACATCTATACCGGCTACGTGATTGTCGTCGATCccgatttgaagatcagatGGATGGCGTGCGGCGCTGCCTCCGAGGATGAGTTCAAACTGCTATGGAAGTGTGTGAGAGGTGTCCGCAAGGAATTTGCACCGCCATCCCAGGCCTCTGAAGCCTTATAGAAACCTGTACATAGATATGACAGTATTCTGGCTTGGTTCAAGCATTATCACGGGACACGTTGTTACTATATGCTAGTCAAGTTAGCTCATGATGGTACCCATTAAGCAGAGCTACTACTATAAGAGGCGATAAAATGCTGGCACGATTCTACTCATCAACGCCAATCAGGCCTAAGTCTCAGCCGCCATCTCGTCATGCATTGTTGTACAGCAGGTGGGCGAGGCCGGTAGGTAAGGTGCTAATGCTAAGCATCGGATCGTATTATTCGTTAATGTATCTCTGGGAGTACTTGGAAaaaaaagagctggaataTGAAAAGTTAAATAGAGTCTGAGGGCCAAACGCACGGTGTTGCCAATGGAACCGTATGTACGAGTTTATAAGTTCAGCTTTGGCGAGGAAAGTATCAGGCGAACTACTCAACGGAATTGATCTCCTTCTGCAATCTCTTCTCGACGGCTTCCAAAAATTGGTTGGTGTTCACGTAGGAGTCTCTATCAGTCCTGCCGCAGGCGAAGGCGAGATCCTTTGTCATGATACCGTCTTCCTGGACGGTGTTCAAGGTGGCCGCTTCCAACAGGTTGGCGAAGTTGACGACCTCTGGCGTGTTGTCCAGCTCGCCCCTTTTGGCGAGACCTCTGGTCCATGCGAAAATGGAGGCGATGGAGTTCGTGGAGGTTTCCTTTCCTTGTTGGTGCTGTCTGTAGTGTCTGGTGACCGTACCGTGTGCAGCCTCACTTTCAAACGTCTTACCATCTGGGGTGACCAAAACTGAAGTCATCAATCCCAAAGAACCGAAACCTTGGGCGACGATGTCGGATTGGACGTCACCGTCgtagttcttcaacgcCATGATGAACCCACCCTTCGATTTGATCATCTGAGCAACCATATCGTCGATCAGACGGTGCTCATAAGAGATGCCGGCAGCCTCAAATTGAGACTTGTACTCAGCATCGAACAACTCCTGGAAGATGTCCTTGAACCTACCATCGTACTTCTTTAAGATGGTGTTCTTGGTGGACAAGAATAAATTTAATCTCTTGTTCAAAGCCAGTTTAAAAGATGCGTGCGCAAAACCGCGGATAGACTCATCGGTATTGTACATAGCTAGGGCGACTCCGGCACCCTTGTAGTCGTAGACTTCCATTGTCTTAGGCTCGGAACCATCCGCTGGCTTGTAAACCAATTCCAGCTTTCCCGGACCAGGAATAACCGCATCGGTGGCCTTGTACTGGTCAGCATGCGCATGTCTACCGATGATAATAGGCTTCTCCCAGCCTGGCACCAGACGGGGGATCCTGGGGATCACAATTGGCTCACGGAAAACGGTTCCGCCAAGAATGTTTCTGATAGTTCCGTTTGGAGATTTCCACATCTGGCTCAAGTTAAACTCCTTGACACGAGCCTCATCCGGCGTGATAGTAGCACATTTGATACCGACCCCATACTTCTTGATGGCATTGGCAGCATCAACAGTAATCTTATCCTGGGTTGCGTCACGTGATGTCACTGATAAGTCATAGTATTTCAGATCGACGTCCACGTAGGGCAAGATGAGCCTGTTCTTGATCCTATCCCAGATGATACGGGTCATCTCATCACCGTCCAGTTCCACAACGGGATTTTTCACCTTGATCTTTGATAGAACGGAGCCTGTTGAAAAGAATCTTCTCGAAAGCATCGTCAGAGGTATGGCGAATTCCGCTCTTTGCAATTACTCGAGACCGCCCTAGGTATCGACACGCAATGAGTATTTAACTGtaatcaagaagaactgtgtttccagtttcttcaaatagCTGGAAATTAAAGTTCCAACTCAATCGGTCATCAATATTTTTTGTCCGACAGTAAGACGGTCCATTCCGGACATCTCATTTGGGACGGCAGTCGAGTCGAGAggtcggcggctaattGCTTGATAATACATACCACTTTCTGAAGCAAGGAGTGATGGAAAGTGGCGCCTGTAGGTAGTGAGAACGGTCTCTATGTCTGACGGGCTTTTCAATCAGCCGTTTGTGTATTGTGGAGTCTGTCACAGACAGTCTACCAGAGAAGATCCTCTTCATTTGACTTCGTGTGCTCATATACTATGCTCAGAACACTTGAATACGACAGCGTGTCCCATATGCAAGAATCGAGATGTGATGGCGATCAGGCTCGTTGAGAATAAACAGTTGCCGCAGGATATAGGGGACCTTTTCCGGCCGATGTCGACacttttggaaaatctGTACATCGTATCGCAGTTCCAGTCCAGCGGGTTGGTGAACCAATGTCACTACTACCAGGAGCACTGTATTAAGCTGAGGGAGAAATGTGCCCGGCAAAGACAGCTTCTCTGTCAGGCGAAGCACGAGTTGGACTCCGTGGCAAGGTTGAAATCTAGAATAACTGAGCTGGAGGCCGTGCTCGCGAAGCAGGAGGACTCTTCTGGCCAGCTTAAGTCCACTGAAACATCTGTATTTACAGCGCTGAAACCACCTGACACGGTCGACTTAACCGCTGATGCAGGCGATGACATAGCCGCCCAGCGAGACGAGCATTGCTTCCTTCggaagctgaagaattcatcGCCACTGAGACATAAATTACAGCGGCAAATGAAGCCACTGAAGGTAATGCCGAGATCTTCTGACGCCGGGGAGAAAACTTTCTCTGCTGATGGGGCTATTGCGGAATCGACCCAGTTGAACGGCCTTACTTCTCCATCGGGCGATTATTACGGGAATCCAtccaattcttctttgttAGAAGGAAGATCTAGGAACTCTGCGGCAATATCAAACGGTGACTGTGGtgccaagaaagccaaTGTCATGAATCAAAGTCAGTTTCCTAGTGCCTTGGATAAACTGAGAGTTGTCAAAAGAAATCATACATTTAACAATGTAATAGGTGCTTCCCGAGGACATCAAGGTTTGACTCCGCACATGAGGAGCAGTAGTAGCATGCAAACCCAAACTGGTCTTTTAATGCGCAGCAACACGAGCCGCCAAAGAAGCTCAGGCTCACAGAGCCTGATAGGCAAGGGAACGAACAATAGATTTCGACGCATAAAGTAGAGGATAAGTGTTTGTGAATATTTCTCTCCGATTTAATTATTGAACATAAACATGGGAATACAAAATGATATAAGTGGCTCTCACTGATGTATACCAAGAAAGCGGTACCTTGTTCTCTCTTTGAGTTCCcttttgcaaaattttATTTCTCCAGTGAATATTGAGTAAACGGTGCACAGCAAATGCACTATGAGAATGTCAAAGGACAGTTAACTTAGAGGATACCAGATTTTTTCAACTGCACGTAAGATGCGAAAAATGGCACCAAAAACCCTAgggagaagaagccgaAGTGGATAAGCGCAAATGGAATCTTTCTGTTGTGAATCTTGACAGGGATGTTAGAGTAGActccttctttgaagtGCACTTGGGATCTCATagatgatgagaaagcTCTTCTCGTGGAAAACCTAACCAATTGTTGTCTCAACATTTCGCCTTGGATTGACCTCGTACCGTGGTAGCTAGAAGGAAAGTATCAATCAGAATGGAACTTCTCAAGCTTTCTGTTAAGTGAAGGAGACTGTTCGATTTGACTTCAATTAATGTTCGCTTCCTTACAAAAATCGAGTACGCCGATAAAAACGAATGAGCGCGATGTTTGGGTTCGGCAGCATAGCGAAGAGCCGAATGCAGCCCGTTGATTGGTCCTCGGCAGGAGGATACGCAGAAGGAGGAAAGACGAACTTTGACATTCAGGTTTGTCATTTTCGGTCTCTCGATGAGAGCACAAGCCTGATTGGCATTATAAGGAGAAGCAcaacttctccagaagaTTAGATTGTCCAGTGATTAGTTGCCCAATCATTGATCAAGATGTCTGCAATTGCTCCAATTACTGgtactttgaagaaaagaatcCTAGCTGATATTTTCATCGGTTTCGCCCTTGGTGGTGCTATGGCAAGCTACTGGTGGTGGGGTTTCCATAAAGATGTGATTAACAAGCGTGAGACGTACTACGCCCAGCTAGCAgaacaaaagaagcttgaaaactaagaagcagaagagcgAATTTGTAAGGTTTCAATGCGATGAATTCACTTGGACCTGCAGAAGATTCGAACTGTGAGTCTACTTATCACAGCTAAAATACTTGTCATTTATCATACTATTCAAGGTTTTACCTTTAACACACGGAAAGAATAATCAATTGAGAGAATATTGATGCGATAACATCCATGGATTATGTCGATCATTATTTAATCCTCTATATATTCAAATTTATTGAGCGGAATGGTCTTTTGGTTTTATTACCATAACTCCCAGAGCACCTATCCATTATGGGATATAACGACTCCCGTTTATTATCCCATCGCATACAAAAATGAATCTCTTATTAATATTCTTGGCTTGCAGGCTGTTTTGCAAGAATCTTAAAGTTGCTATCTCACCTAGCGTCACACCTCCTAAGAATGCAATTATCGTTATGTCGTTGGTTTTGCTATCCTTTTGGCCTATAGTGACTCgcttcttgttcttctttaGATCTGGAAGCCAGGATTCTTCATGAACCACGTTGGCTCTGCCGTAAATCTGCTCGAAGAGTCCGCCGATTTTGGCCAAACTCGGTCTCCTGGATATGATATAAGGTTGCTGCGACGCATAATTCTTGCTGACGACAGATCTGTCATAAAGGAGTTGTACGAACCTGACCACCAGGGGAATCACGCCACAATACGCAAAGGTGGCATCTCTTGGGTTCGCAGCATCATGCCCACCCTTACGGCTTGGGACCTCTGTGCCTTCGTCTTCAACCGGCGGTAGAGTATCCAGCCAAGTGGATATATAGCGATATTCCTTTCTCCAAGCGCTATTGCTGTGATTTGCTAGCAGACCTTTGCTGGAAAATAGTCCAGAAACAGTCAGCTTTTCCAGTTGGAAACAAGTTTCGATTCCGTAAGTGTCGATGAGTTCTCGTTTTAACAAGTCGTAATCCTTATCCCTCAAGCCGTACTTGCAGATTGAAGATAAGCATATCAGTCTCAAAATGCGTTTCAGACTAACTTCTCCCTCGTAGATCAATTCCAGTAAGCTATCACAGCTGGACTTGTGGTCAAGGTTGCCCAGCAATATATTTTGCTCGAGTTCTAATATCCGATTGAACTGAATGGAAGCATTGTTTTCAACTTCCTGAAGAACATTGGAAGACAAGGTTGTATGAACCTTCAGCAATTTTTGTTTGGCTTGCAGTGATGAGAGCGACTCGACAAATTCTTTTATCTCTCCGACACTCTCAGCCTTATGCCTAGCATCGTACTTGTCCTGCAAATCTTTAGCCATTTGATTCAGCTGCGGTCCCAGAGCTCCAAAGTTCATGAATTTCAAATCGTCCCATATTTCGTCAGTTCGGTATTTTAGTGCTACATCTTCAAGTCCATTCACTTTTCCGTCCGTTGACAGGCCATAAATCTCATCAAGTAAACCCGAGTACGTCAGTTGTGTAAGTAAAGGAGTCAATGGATCCATATCTCGCTCAATAACAACCAGGTCTTTCTCAATACCACTGTATTTATCACCATAAAGTGTATCCTTGATgaaagcttcttcgtcgtcttcaCCTGCTTCGATTCTGCCCCGAAGGAGATGCAGTAGTTTTTCTGATTCCTCTCCAAAAGCAATGGCATCTGTGATGATTGACTTCGTTTCCTTCATCAACGTGTGTAAACAGTTGGCCATATTGTCCAGAAGAATAGCCCTAGTAGCGGACTGCATGGAGCACGTATTTGGTGAATACATGTTTCCGCCATCACTATTGAACAAAAAATTCCCAACTAGCAAATTGTCGTCTATTTGTGGGAAAGCCAGCATAGCCAGCGGATGTAAGCGTACATCAATTCCTTTCGGAAGTTGATGCTGAATAAAATGTGGAATCTTAAAGTCATCGTCGGACCCACGATTCAGTAGACT
The sequence above is drawn from the Torulaspora globosa chromosome 5, complete sequence genome and encodes:
- the COX8 gene encoding cytochrome c oxidase subunit VIII (ancestral locus Anc_4.256) is translated as MLRQQLVRFSTRRAFSSSMRSQVHFKEGVYSNIPVKIHNRKIPFALIHFGFFSLGFLVPFFASYVQLKKSGIL
- the COX9 gene encoding cytochrome c oxidase subunit VIIa (ancestral locus Anc_4.257), producing MSAIAPITGTLKKRILADIFIGFALGGAMASYWWWGFHKDVINKRETYYAQLAEQKKLEN
- the CST9 gene encoding SUMO ligase CST9 (ancestral locus Anc_4.255), translated to MSDGLFNQPFVYCGVCHRQSTREDPLHLTSCAHILCSEHLNTTACPICKNRDVMAIRLVENKQLPQDIGDLFRPMSTLLENLYIVSQFQSSGLVNQCHYYQEHCIKLREKCARQRQLLCQAKHELDSVARLKSRITELEAVLAKQEDSSGQLKSTETSVFTALKPPDTVDLTADAGDDIAAQRDEHCFLRKLKNSSPLRHKLQRQMKPLKVMPRSSDAGEKTFSADGAIAESTQLNGLTSPSGDYYGNPSNSSLLEGRSRNSAAISNGDCGAKKANVMNQSQFPSALDKLRVVKRNHTFNNVIGASRGHQGLTPHMRSSSSMQTQTGLLMRSNTSRQRSSGSQSLIGKGTNNRFRRIK
- the PEX19 gene encoding Pex19p (ancestral locus Anc_4.250), which encodes MTSMDAEEEYDELDDLLDEDPSKLEADSTPEGSSADAGKQANAVEELDDPEVKEMMDDLQKEFSNLMKDGGMKEQEKAEQAANFQKILGMLGDASKTTAKSDGGSKEPQGFKNVVSKTLERLKENGSKVDSNLAKEEKQKNTDDVLSQLLDQLVESGNVGGGQDGEEGVDNAILQILNQMSSKEVLYQPMKEMHAEFIQWLQDHSEDEEHSEKIDTYKKQYHLVGQIIAVFEGDSYTNEANREEITDLLDQLEQLGDSPVSKGFNNANGGNELDDLAKMLEIDGDDKNLGNLDKELQDTCKQQ
- the ART10 gene encoding Art10p (ancestral locus Anc_4.252) — encoded protein: MAPPEVKIDLKPPLNNDFYSTNDRICGSVKIQLKKALSIKTINVILKGFTETLTKVDPINCYGQHGMMMPVQDNRSYHTLFSYTERVFPPNNVWDAIEGSSKPFKMKPGHYEYEFAFAKIPRQPKCLANHTKGLVCFSRPDETRMPPSYNNLWRDQTKIDNLDLYFYSYGKVLYMVQVQMELGKANSWYKPFNKLVREIQLIEFIPDARDLAYEEADEKEEPTNRRQPSTQEVLREEMSGDFNMSPLRWDNDTMTGSVSGNDQTRIYKSSFWIGLPDHRSSVWVEVRSRGLRETYRNDELFCAGSRKFDRVYLVARGDIAELRKWTIVPTKIQLNLLEIATYLSQGVANENFSSLRLASVDNLSKTSPSLLDFENAKVTADKNGSKEGQLECEIKLRNHPMLKRLKFNEEDYRHRGNRLYSFKTCTIKRVFNFQLLIDWDINGTSRQTEVIIRPMQIFVQTRDNLRNDILPKYIEPPVYSEAAEIAG
- the ATP10 gene encoding Atp10p (ancestral locus Anc_4.253); the protein is MAFGITPGTKRLISTTPASLFVNKFFKNVVDAAPKEHIVRELVRPIGMQTPPTSQTVYSKGNSFREMFDRDKTEKRSQELGVEFSKSGMYELHAFQKHGGKMFISPKSYWRADRALYFPHLKGTSLSGLTKDLEETLKGKTSVVRLFTNKVGDDLSKQYFQNRELDLDYLGKDLEKLATSNTQIVEVSFLENAVKSIIAKLSAYKLRSLIPPLRHANYFQCDRDQLPFTVRESLEINNIYTGYVIVVDPDLKIRWMACGAASEDEFKLLWKCVRGVRKEFAPPSQASEAL
- the CCW14 gene encoding Ccw14p (ancestral locus Anc_4.251), which codes for MRTTAVASAVASLALFSRAVLATPPACLLACVAEVNKDSSCDSLNQVVCNGEKNGGAVESCLNSKCPGNDASTAVDAFKQAVSAQGASVGGSSSSSSTASSSSTSASSSSSSSSAVSSTSSGSSSVSSAASSSSATSAISSSASSSSAAPSSSAAPSSSAAPSSTAAPSSSAAPSSTAAPSSTAAPSSTVSSIYSSSKTSSATIFEGAADMLQVGGTAFVAAAAALLL
- the IDP1 gene encoding isocitrate dehydrogenase (NADP(+)) IDP1 (ancestral locus Anc_4.254), with the protein product MLSRRFFSTGSVLSKIKVKNPVVELDGDEMTRIIWDRIKNRLILPYVDVDLKYYDLSVTSRDATQDKITVDAANAIKKYGVGIKCATITPDEARVKEFNLSQMWKSPNGTIRNILGGTVFREPIVIPRIPRLVPGWEKPIIIGRHAHADQYKATDAVIPGPGKLELVYKPADGSEPKTMEVYDYKGAGVALAMYNTDESIRGFAHASFKLALNKRLNLFLSTKNTILKKYDGRFKDIFQELFDAEYKSQFEAAGISYEHRLIDDMVAQMIKSKGGFIMALKNYDGDVQSDIVAQGFGSLGLMTSVLVTPDGKTFESEAAHGTVTRHYRQHQQGKETSTNSIASIFAWTRGLAKRGELDNTPEVVNFANLLEAATLNTVQEDGIMTKDLAFACGRTDRDSYVNTNQFLEAVEKRLQKEINSVE
- the VPS33 gene encoding tethering complex ATP-binding subunit VPS33 (ancestral locus Anc_4.258); its protein translation is MSSQWNTRHFSKKLGGSLCKVLREISSEDQILVLQPEMVSVIGEFVTFSQLTSSTPVRKIVVLSDQTITDLSNILASTIAMQLVFLIDVRADLAIPAALPDILGKLNLESVNLIYCTWETQKANSLLNRGSDDDFKIPHFIQHQLPKGIDVRLHPLAMLAFPQIDDNLLVGNFLFNSDGGNMYSPNTCSMQSATRAILLDNMANCLHTLMKETKSIITDAIAFGEESEKLLHLLRGRIEAGEDDEEAFIKDTLYGDKYSGIEKDLVVIERDMDPLTPLLTQLTYSGLLDEIYGLSTDGKVNGLEDVALKYRTDEIWDDLKFMNFGALGPQLNQMAKDLQDKYDARHKAESVGEIKEFVESLSSLQAKQKLLKVHTTLSSNVLQEVENNASIQFNRILELEQNILLGNLDHKSSCDSLLELIYEGEVSLKRILRLICLSSICKYGLRDKDYDLLKRELIDTYGIETCFQLEKLTVSGLFSSKGLLANHSNSAWRKEYRYISTWLDTLPPVEDEGTEVPSRKGGHDAANPRDATFAYCGVIPLVVRFVQLLYDRSVVSKNYASQQPYIISRRPSLAKIGGLFEQIYGRANVVHEESWLPDLKKNKKRVTIGQKDSKTNDITIIAFLGGVTLGEIATLRFLQNSLQAKNINKRFIFVCDGIINGSRYIP
- the UBC9 gene encoding E2 SUMO-conjugating protein UBC9 (ancestral locus Anc_4.249): MSSLCLQRLQEERKKWRKDHPFGFFAKPARNADGTMNLQKWEAGIPGKEGTIWHSGVYPITIEYPDEYPSKPPKVRFPAGFYHPNIYPSGTVCLSILNEDQDWRPAITLKQIVLGVQDLLDSPNPNSPAQEPAWKAFSRNRAEYERKVAAQAKQYTK